A part of Notolabrus celidotus isolate fNotCel1 chromosome 21, fNotCel1.pri, whole genome shotgun sequence genomic DNA contains:
- the slc37a3 gene encoding sugar phosphate exchanger 3 gives MPSLSCGYLSQYTHHHLVAFLLTFFSYVLLHASRKTFSNVKVSISAQWTPSPQNGSAPPYSPGETWEDNRLFSDEKQATLFLGALDSIFLFSYAVGLYLSGVIGDRVNLRYVLCFGLCGSAAVEFVFGTLTEWLKIYNVYFYCFLWVLNGLLQSAVWPCVVAVMGNWFGKTGRGFVFGLWSACASVGNILGAFLASSVLKYGYEYAFLVTSVVQFAGGVVVFFGLLTSPKEVGLSLESETGLSPVETDTDSHRPLMSDEEDEVEVYGRRYHSVQQPEEPLEEPPKAIGFCQAFCLPGVLPYSLAYACLKLVNYSFFFWLPFYLSNNFGWKEAEADRLSVWYDVGGIVGGTLQGLISDCMGKRAPVLAVSLALAMGALVGYSRSPNDQVINSALLATTGFFIGGPSNMISSAISADLGRQEALRGSQEALATVTGIVDGTGSIGAAGGQYLVSLIESRLGWTRVFYFFVVMTGGSILFITPLLIKELRAMWRDRHSVRHQL, from the exons ctatgTGCTGCTGCATGCATCGAGGAAGACCTTCAGCAACGTGAAAGTGAGCATCTCGGCGCAGTGGACGCCGTCCCCTCAGAATGGCTCTGCACCGCCTTACTCACCAGGAGAG ACATGGGAGGACAATCGTCTGTTCTCAGATGAAAAGCAGGCCACTCTGTTCCTGGGAGCTCTGGACTCTATCTTCCTCTTCTCATACGCAGTG GGTCTGTATCTGAGCGGTGTAATCGGTGACAGAGTGAACCTGCGCTACGTGCTCTGCTTTGGCCTGTGTGGCTCTGCTGCAGTG GAGTTTGTGTTTGGCACCCTCACTGAATGGCTCAAAATCTACAACGTGTACTTCTACTGCTTCCTGTGGGTGCTGAACGGCCTGCTGCAGTCAGCGGTTTGGCCCTGCGTGGTGGCCGTCATGGGGAACTGGTTCGGAAAAACAGG TCGTGGCTTTGTGTTTGGCCTCTGGAGCGCCTGTGCGTCCGTGGGTAACATCCTGGGAGCCTTTTTAGCTTCAAGCGTCCTCAAGTATGGTTATGAG TACGCCTTCTTAGTGACCTCCGTGGTGCAGTTTGCTGGCGGGGTGGTGGTATTCTTCGGACTTCTCACATCCCCAAAGGAAGTCG gTTTAAGTTTGGAGTCAGAGACTGGACTCAGCCCAgtggagacagacacagacagtcaCAGACCTTTAATGAGCGACGAGGAGGACGAGGTGGAGGTGTATGGCAGACGATATCACTCAGTACAGCAGCCTGAAGAACCTCTGGAAGAGCCTCCTAAAGCCATTGGATTCTGCCAGGCGTTCTGTCTGCCTGGAGTGCTTCCT TATTCGTTGGCGTACGCGTGTCTGAAGCTGGTCAActattccttcttcttctggctGCCCTTCTACTTGAGCAACAACTTCGGCTGGAAGGAGGCTGAGGCCGACCGCCTGTCAGTGTGGTACGATGTCGGAGGAATCGTCG gTGGGACACTTCAGGGTTTAATTTCTGACTGCATGGGAAAGAGAGCTCCAGTGTTGGCTGTTAGTCTGGCACTGGCGATGGGAGCCTTGGTGGGATACAGCC GCTCCCCTAACGACCAGGTGATAAACTCTGCGCTGTTGGCCACCACTGGCTTCTTCATCGGAGGTCCTTCCAACATGATCAGCTCTGCCATCTCTGCTGACCTCGGGAGGCAGGAGGCTCTGAGGGGGAGTCAGGAGGCGCTCGCTACTGTCACTGGCATCGTGGATGGAACTGGAAGTATCGGAGCTGCAGGGGGACAg TACCTGGTGTCGCTGATCGAGAGCAGGCTGGGTTGGACCCGTGTCTTCTACTTCTTTGTCGTCATG ACGGGGGGCAGCATTTTGTTCATCACTCCTTTACTCATCAAAGAGCTCCGAGCCATGTGGAGGGACAGACACTCAGTGCGTCACCAGCTGTGA